In the genome of Pseudomonas bubulae, one region contains:
- a CDS encoding S49 family peptidase, which translates to MVDQWKAPSAAENTVGGDKSWQLLEKTLLAGIQEQRRSRRWGIFFKVLMFCYLIAVLLLFTPLVSMERSAVGGSSYTALIDVRGPIADKEPASADNLVTSLQAAFDDPRVKGVVLRINSPGGSPVQSGYVYDEIRRLRGLHPDTKVYAVISDLGASGAYYIASAADEIYADKASLVGSIGVTAAGFGFVGAMDKLGIQRRAYTSGDHKAFLDPFEPEKPDETKFWQGVLNVTHQQFIDSVKQGRGDRLKDKEHPELFSGLVWTGQQALPLGLIDGLGNTSSVARDVIGAKELVDFTVQESAFDRFSKKLGASVAEQLAMWMGFQGPTLR; encoded by the coding sequence ATGGTCGATCAATGGAAGGCGCCCTCTGCGGCTGAAAACACTGTCGGTGGTGACAAAAGCTGGCAGTTGCTGGAAAAAACCCTGTTGGCGGGCATTCAGGAGCAGCGCCGCTCGCGGCGCTGGGGCATTTTCTTCAAGGTGTTGATGTTCTGCTACCTGATTGCGGTGTTGTTGCTGTTTACCCCGTTGGTGAGTATGGAGCGCAGCGCTGTCGGCGGTTCCAGCTACACCGCGCTGATCGATGTGCGTGGTCCGATTGCCGATAAGGAGCCGGCCAGTGCCGACAATCTGGTCACCAGCCTGCAGGCTGCGTTTGACGATCCGCGGGTCAAGGGGGTGGTGCTGCGCATCAACAGCCCGGGCGGCAGTCCTGTGCAGTCGGGTTATGTCTACGATGAAATCCGTCGCCTGCGTGGGCTGCATCCCGATACCAAGGTGTATGCGGTGATTTCCGATCTGGGGGCATCCGGGGCTTATTACATTGCCAGTGCTGCTGATGAGATCTACGCCGACAAGGCCAGTCTCGTCGGGTCGATTGGCGTGACGGCGGCAGGCTTCGGTTTCGTCGGTGCGATGGACAAGCTGGGTATTCAGCGTCGTGCTTACACGTCGGGCGACCACAAGGCGTTCCTGGATCCGTTTGAGCCGGAAAAGCCGGATGAGACCAAGTTCTGGCAGGGTGTGTTGAATGTGACGCACCAGCAGTTCATTGACAGCGTCAAGCAGGGGCGTGGCGATCGCCTGAAAGACAAGGAGCACCCGGAGCTGTTCTCGGGCCTGGTCTGGACGGGGCAGCAGGCGCTGCCGCTGGGGTTGATTGACGGGCTGGGCAATACCAGTTCGGTTGCCCGTGACGTGATCGGCGCCAAGGAGCTGGTGGACTTCACGGTGCAGGAATCGGCTTTCGACCGCTTCTCGAAAAAGCTCGGTGCCAGCGTGGCTGAGCAATTGGCCATGTGGATGGGCTTTCAGGGGCCGACGCTGCGCTGA
- a CDS encoding nucleoside triphosphate pyrophosphatase: protein MLPLLLASSSVYRRDLLSRLRLPFTCSSPDIDEGHHQGETAIELVKRLSLEKARALAASHPNHLIIGSDQVAVLDGRIIGKPHTYEKAHQQLTTASGASVSFLTGLTLLNSQTGHYQTDCVPFTVHMRSLSAEQIERYLRAEQPYDCAGSFKAEGLGVSLFQRTEGDDATSLVGLPLIRLVDMLLAEGVHLP from the coding sequence ATGCTACCTTTATTACTCGCTTCAAGCTCGGTTTATCGCCGCGATTTATTGTCTCGCCTGCGTCTGCCCTTCACGTGCAGCTCGCCGGATATCGACGAAGGCCATCATCAAGGCGAGACCGCCATCGAACTGGTCAAGCGCCTGTCACTGGAAAAAGCCCGCGCGCTGGCTGCCAGCCATCCGAATCATCTGATTATCGGCTCGGACCAGGTTGCCGTACTCGACGGACGGATCATCGGCAAACCCCACACTTACGAAAAAGCGCACCAGCAATTGACCACGGCAAGCGGTGCCAGCGTCAGCTTCCTGACCGGCCTGACCCTGCTCAACAGCCAGACCGGCCATTATCAGACCGATTGCGTGCCGTTTACCGTACACATGCGCAGCCTGAGCGCAGAGCAGATCGAGCGTTATCTGCGCGCCGAGCAGCCCTACGACTGCGCAGGCAGCTTTAAAGCCGAAGGGCTTGGCGTGAGCCTGTTTCAGCGCACCGAAGGCGATGACGCCACCAGCCTGGTCGGCCTGCCACTGATCCGACTGGTGGACATGCTGCTTGCCGAGGGCGTACACCTGCCATGA
- a CDS encoding YceD family protein: MLNDPIPPHVDPRKLADRGTTLQGEVLLADLERLCDPLSDDVGTVQAKFVFERDERRSVVIHSSIDVEVKMVCQRCLELVTLPIHSECSYAVVKEGANTQSLPKGYDVLELGEDPLDLHALIEEELLLALPIVPAHHPEECQQPAGLDEPEPGEDEVTRSNPFSVLAQLKRDPNV; the protein is encoded by the coding sequence ATGTTGAATGACCCGATTCCACCTCACGTTGACCCGCGCAAATTGGCTGATCGTGGCACTACCCTTCAAGGTGAAGTGTTGCTGGCTGATTTGGAGAGACTCTGCGATCCGCTTTCCGACGATGTCGGTACGGTCCAGGCTAAATTTGTTTTTGAGCGCGACGAACGTAGATCTGTGGTAATACACAGCTCCATCGACGTCGAGGTCAAGATGGTTTGCCAGCGTTGTCTTGAGCTGGTCACCCTGCCGATCCACAGCGAATGCAGTTACGCCGTGGTGAAAGAGGGTGCGAATACCCAGTCGTTACCGAAAGGTTATGACGTGCTGGAACTGGGCGAAGATCCATTGGATCTGCATGCACTGATCGAGGAGGAGCTTTTGCTCGCCTTGCCCATTGTGCCTGCTCATCATCCGGAAGAATGCCAGCAGCCGGCGGGTCTCGATGAGCCCGAACCAGGCGAGGACGAGGTAACGCGGTCCAACCCGTTCAGTGTATTGGCGCAGTTAAAGCGTGACCCAAACGTTTAG
- the rpmF gene encoding 50S ribosomal protein L32, producing the protein MAVQQNKKSRSARDMRRSHDALSASTLSVEKTTGEIHLRHHVSPEGVYRGRKVIDKGADE; encoded by the coding sequence ATGGCTGTTCAGCAGAACAAAAAATCCCGCTCTGCCCGTGACATGCGTCGTTCGCACGATGCTCTTTCGGCTAGCACTCTGTCTGTAGAAAAAACCACCGGTGAAATTCACCTGCGTCACCACGTATCGCCAGAAGGCGTATACCGTGGTCGTAAAGTGATCGACAAGGGCGCTGACGAGTAA
- the plsX gene encoding phosphate acyltransferase PlsX translates to MSAQVIAIDAMGGDFGPRSIVQACIACLSATPSLHLTLVGQPSLLESLIAGHSAVDRSRLSIVPASEVIAMNERPSHALRSKPDSSMRVALELLRDGKVQACVSSGNTGALMALSRHVLKTLPGIDRPAMVAAVPTQTGYCQLLDLGANVDCTASQLFQFAVMGSVAAQALGVPRPRVALLNIGTEDVKGNQQVKEAAALLQAAPGLHYIGFVEGDGVYRGEADVVVCDGFVGNIMLKSSEGLATMISSRLEAVFRRNLFSRFVGVLALPLMRRLQADLAPARHNGASFLGLQGIVVKSHGSAGAQGFQSAIERALIEIHEDLPKRLYGRLEGLLP, encoded by the coding sequence TTGTCCGCTCAGGTCATCGCGATCGACGCAATGGGCGGGGACTTCGGTCCCCGCAGCATTGTTCAGGCCTGTATTGCCTGCCTGTCTGCTACTCCCTCGCTGCATCTGACCCTCGTTGGTCAACCTTCCCTACTTGAATCCCTGATCGCTGGCCATTCGGCTGTGGATCGCTCGCGCCTGTCTATTGTCCCGGCTTCAGAAGTCATTGCCATGAATGAGCGGCCTTCCCATGCCCTGCGCAGCAAGCCGGACTCGTCCATGCGCGTTGCTCTGGAGTTGCTCCGTGATGGCAAGGTGCAAGCTTGTGTCAGTTCCGGTAACACGGGGGCGCTGATGGCCTTGTCCCGGCATGTGCTCAAGACCTTGCCGGGCATCGACCGTCCAGCGATGGTGGCGGCAGTTCCGACCCAGACCGGCTACTGTCAGTTGCTGGATCTGGGGGCGAATGTCGATTGCACGGCCAGTCAGTTGTTCCAGTTTGCGGTGATGGGCTCGGTGGCGGCGCAGGCGCTTGGTGTGCCTCGTCCGCGGGTCGCCTTGCTCAATATCGGTACCGAGGACGTCAAGGGCAATCAGCAGGTCAAGGAGGCGGCGGCATTGTTGCAGGCGGCGCCGGGGTTGCACTACATCGGTTTTGTCGAAGGCGATGGGGTGTATCGGGGCGAAGCTGATGTGGTGGTGTGTGACGGGTTTGTCGGCAACATCATGCTCAAGTCCAGCGAAGGCCTGGCAACGATGATTTCGAGCCGGCTTGAGGCGGTGTTCAGGCGCAACCTGTTCAGTCGCTTCGTGGGCGTGCTGGCATTGCCGTTGATGCGGCGCTTGCAGGCGGATCTGGCGCCGGCGCGGCATAATGGTGCGAGCTTTCTCGGCTTGCAGGGCATTGTGGTCAAGAGTCACGGTTCGGCAGGTGCTCAGGGCTTTCAAAGTGCAATTGAACGTGCGCTGATTGAAATCCATGAAGACCTGCCAAAGCGTTTGTATGGGCGCCTTGAAGGGTTGTTGCCGTAG
- the fabD gene encoding ACP S-malonyltransferase, whose product MSTSLAFVFPGQGSQSLGMLAELGAAHPLVLETFKEASDALGYDLWALTQEGPAEKLNQTDITQPAILAASIALWRLWLAEGGKRPDFVAGHSLGEYSALVAAECLTLAEAVKLVERRGQLMQEAVPAGQGAMAAILGLEDADVLAACAEAAQGEVVSAVNFNSPGQVVIAGAKAAVERAMELCKAKGAKRALPLPVSVPSHCELMRPAAERFAESIEAIDWKMPAIALVQNVSAAVAADLPTLKRDLLEQLYKPVRWVESVQALAADGPVDLVECGPGKVLVGISKRCAEGVTTHNLNTPDAFAAARLALV is encoded by the coding sequence ATGTCTACATCCCTCGCATTCGTCTTTCCAGGGCAGGGTTCGCAGTCCCTCGGCATGTTGGCCGAGCTGGGCGCGGCACATCCGCTGGTCCTGGAAACATTTAAAGAAGCGTCTGACGCCCTGGGTTACGACCTGTGGGCGCTGACCCAGGAAGGTCCTGCCGAGAAGCTGAACCAGACTGATATCACCCAGCCTGCCATCCTTGCGGCCTCGATTGCCCTTTGGCGTCTGTGGCTGGCTGAAGGTGGCAAGCGTCCTGACTTCGTTGCCGGCCACAGCTTGGGCGAGTACAGCGCGCTGGTGGCCGCCGAATGCCTGACCCTGGCCGAGGCGGTCAAGCTGGTCGAGCGTCGTGGTCAGTTGATGCAAGAGGCCGTACCGGCCGGGCAGGGCGCCATGGCGGCGATCCTGGGTCTGGAAGATGCCGATGTACTGGCTGCCTGTGCTGAAGCTGCGCAAGGCGAAGTGGTCAGCGCGGTCAACTTCAACTCGCCGGGTCAGGTCGTGATTGCCGGGGCCAAGGCCGCTGTCGAGCGCGCCATGGAACTGTGCAAGGCCAAGGGCGCCAAGCGTGCCTTGCCGTTGCCGGTAAGCGTACCGTCGCACTGCGAACTGATGCGTCCAGCTGCCGAGCGTTTTGCCGAGTCCATTGAAGCGATCGACTGGAAAATGCCGGCCATTGCCCTGGTGCAGAATGTCAGCGCCGCGGTGGCAGCCGATTTGCCAACCCTCAAGCGCGATTTGCTTGAGCAGCTGTACAAGCCTGTGCGCTGGGTTGAATCGGTTCAGGCCCTGGCGGCCGATGGCCCGGTTGACCTGGTCGAATGCGGGCCGGGCAAGGTCCTGGTGGGCATCAGCAAGCGCTGTGCCGAAGGCGTTACCACTCACAATTTGAATACCCCGGATGCCTTCGCCGCTGCGCGCTTGGCTCTGGTCTGA
- the fabG gene encoding 3-oxoacyl-ACP reductase FabG produces the protein MSLQGKVALVTGASRGIGQAIALELGRQGAIVIGTATSASGAERIAATLKENGVQGTGMELNVTSNESVAAVLASIQEQFGAPAILVNNAGITRDNLMMRMKDDEWHDVIDTNLNSLYRLSKGVLRGMTKARWGRIINIGSVVGAMGNAGQVNYAAAKAGLEGFGRALAREVGSRSITVNSVAPGFIDTDMTRELPEAQREALQTQIPLGRLGQAQEIANVVAFLASDGAAYVTGATIPVNGGMYMS, from the coding sequence ATGAGCTTGCAAGGTAAAGTTGCACTGGTAACAGGCGCAAGCCGTGGCATTGGCCAGGCAATCGCGTTGGAGTTGGGTCGTCAGGGCGCCATTGTCATTGGTACGGCGACTTCCGCTTCCGGTGCCGAGCGCATCGCTGCCACCCTGAAAGAAAACGGTGTTCAGGGCACTGGCATGGAACTCAACGTGACCAGCAATGAATCGGTTGCTGCGGTACTGGCGAGCATTCAGGAGCAGTTCGGCGCGCCGGCGATCCTGGTCAATAATGCCGGTATCACCCGTGATAACCTGATGATGCGCATGAAAGATGACGAATGGCATGATGTCATCGACACCAACCTGAACAGTCTGTATCGCCTGTCCAAAGGTGTTTTGCGCGGCATGACCAAGGCCCGTTGGGGACGAATTATCAATATTGGCTCTGTTGTGGGTGCCATGGGCAACGCTGGCCAAGTAAACTACGCCGCCGCCAAGGCAGGCCTTGAAGGTTTCGGTCGTGCTCTGGCACGTGAAGTGGGCTCTCGCTCGATCACTGTCAACTCGGTCGCTCCAGGTTTTATCGACACCGATATGACCCGTGAGCTGCCAGAAGCACAGCGCGAAGCCTTGCAGACGCAGATTCCGCTGGGCCGTCTGGGCCAGGCTCAAGAGATCGCAAACGTGGTCGCTTTCCTGGCATCCGACGGTGCAGCCTACGTGACCGGGGCTACAATTCCGGTCAACGGCGGGATGTACATGAGTTAA
- the acpP gene encoding acyl carrier protein codes for MSTIEERVKKIVAEQLGVKEEEVTNAASFVEDLGADSLDTVELVMALEEEFETEIPDEEAEKITTVQAAIDYVTSHQA; via the coding sequence ATGAGCACCATCGAAGAGCGCGTCAAGAAAATCGTTGCCGAGCAACTGGGCGTTAAAGAAGAAGAAGTGACCAATGCCGCTTCCTTCGTTGAAGACCTGGGTGCCGACTCCCTTGACACCGTTGAGCTTGTGATGGCTCTGGAAGAGGAATTCGAGACTGAGATTCCTGACGAAGAAGCTGAAAAGATCACTACTGTACAAGCAGCAATCGACTACGTTACTAGCCACCAGGCGTAA